From Humisphaera borealis, the proteins below share one genomic window:
- a CDS encoding CAP domain-containing protein, whose translation MTALKPSRPDTQAARPGLPATLSVAGILGAIVCLFALASATHGQAVSESAAAVSAKHVASLRKPGVAPEERQRIADLLLSQGEEGARQLARYAAGDIEPRTAAYLARLDKTCADLVRDRVKAGGGSQKVEAEVSSLRQKSLSVSRSRTLTEAAIKETCDPAIARLTELLQVTPEQAAEKNSELKTARSEVIQIAAFFHSSLEKLPAEQHKALGTMLRPEQLEAVLVAREKHTCLLAMPMTPQDKATLSANVPIAAKLDQGEAMGIAELNRIRLLLGIGALAIDIKLCDASRGHSKDMKRLNFFDHNSPVPGKETPWKRAALAGTKAFSENIYQGSERGERAISVWWYSPGHHANMMGGGKRVGMGREDTYFTQMFGG comes from the coding sequence GTGACTGCATTAAAACCATCACGCCCTGATACGCAGGCGGCCCGGCCCGGCCTGCCGGCGACTCTATCGGTCGCGGGGATTCTCGGCGCGATTGTTTGCCTCTTCGCACTGGCTTCTGCAACTCATGGGCAGGCGGTGTCAGAATCGGCAGCGGCTGTCTCGGCGAAGCATGTCGCGTCGCTTCGTAAACCCGGTGTTGCCCCGGAGGAACGTCAACGCATCGCCGACCTGTTGCTTTCGCAGGGCGAGGAAGGCGCTCGGCAACTCGCCAGGTACGCGGCCGGCGACATCGAGCCGCGAACCGCCGCTTATCTCGCCCGCCTGGACAAAACCTGCGCCGACCTGGTGCGCGATCGCGTCAAAGCCGGCGGTGGATCCCAGAAAGTCGAGGCGGAGGTCAGCAGTCTGCGGCAGAAATCGCTCTCGGTCTCCCGCTCTCGAACGCTGACCGAAGCCGCGATCAAGGAGACGTGCGATCCGGCAATCGCCCGGCTGACGGAACTCCTGCAGGTCACACCAGAACAGGCGGCCGAGAAAAACTCAGAGCTGAAAACGGCCCGTTCCGAAGTCATTCAGATTGCAGCATTCTTCCATTCGTCCCTGGAGAAGCTGCCGGCCGAACAGCACAAGGCTTTGGGGACCATGCTGCGGCCGGAACAGCTTGAAGCCGTCCTGGTTGCCCGCGAGAAGCATACCTGCCTGCTGGCGATGCCCATGACCCCGCAGGACAAAGCCACACTAAGCGCGAACGTCCCGATCGCCGCAAAGCTCGATCAGGGTGAGGCGATGGGGATCGCAGAGCTCAACCGCATTCGTCTGCTGTTGGGAATCGGAGCGCTCGCGATCGACATCAAGCTGTGCGACGCCAGCCGCGGCCATTCCAAGGACATGAAGCGGTTGAACTTCTTCGATCACAACTCGCCGGTGCCTGGCAAGGAAACGCCCTGGAAGCGGGCCGCTCTGGCCGGGACCAAAGCCTTCAGCGAGAACATCTACCAGGGCAGCGAGCGAGGGGAACGGGCGATCAGTGTCTGGTGGTATTCGCCCGGCCACCACGCCAACATGATGGGCGGCGGGAAACGCGTCGGGATGGGTCGCGAAGACACCTACTTCACCCAAATGTTTGGCGGGTGA